In the genome of Tripterygium wilfordii isolate XIE 37 chromosome 19, ASM1340144v1, whole genome shotgun sequence, one region contains:
- the LOC119985994 gene encoding MA3 DOMAIN-CONTAINING TRANSLATION REGULATORY FACTOR 1-like, which yields MASGEGFLTDEQREVLKIASQNVESLSSSPKSPTSLLSEHPLKVSAAGKAPTAGIAVRHVRRSHSGKVVRVKKDGAGAKGTWGRLLDTDGELHIDHNDPNYDSGEEPYQLVGSTISDPLDDYKKAVVSLIEEYFSTGDVEVAASDLRELGSSEYHPYFIKRLVSRAMDRHDQEKEMASVLLSALYADVINPAHIRDGFVMLLESADDLAVDILDAVDILALFLARAVVDDILPPAFLTRAKKTLPESSKGFQVIQTAEKSYLSAPHHAELVERKWGGSTHITVEDVKKKIADLLREYIDSGDTFEACRLIRELGVSFFHHEVVKRALILAMEIRTAEPLIIKLLKEAAEEGLISSSQMAKGFARLAENLDDLALDIPSAKTLFQSLVPRAISEGWLDVSFANSGEDGKAYVEDEKLRRYKEAAVTIIHEYFLSDDIPELIRGLEDLGAPQYNSIFLKKLITLAMDRKNREKEMASVLLSALHIEIFSTEDIVNGFVMLLESAEDTALDILDASNELALFSARAVIDDVLAPLNLEEIGSKLPPNCSGSETVHMARSLIAARHAGERILRCWGGGTGWAVEDAKDKIQKLLEEYESGGVVSEACQCIRDIGMPFFNHEVVKKALVMAMEKKNDRMLDLLQECFNEGLITINQMTKGFTRIKDGLDDLALDIPNAKDKYSFYAEYAQNKGWLLSSFESFVADASAAQATGT from the exons ATGGCTTCGGGGGAGGGATTTCTGACGGATGAGCAGAGGGAAGTACTGAAGATAGCTAGCCAGAACGTAGAGAGTCTCTCATCATCCCCAAAATCCCCGACATCTTTGCTCTCTGAGCATCCATTAAAAGTTTCTGCTGCTGGCAAGGCACCAACTGCTGGGATTGCTGTGAGGCATGTTCGCCGGTCTCACTCAGGAAAAGTTGTAAGAGTGAAGAAGG ACGGTGCTGGTGCCAAGGGGACATGGGGGAGACTGCTTGACACTGATGGTGAATTGCATATTGACCACAATGATCCTAACTATGACAGTGGAGAG GAACCCTATCAGCTTGTCGGGTCAACAATCTCTGACCCCTTGGACGATTACAAGAAAGCTGTTGTCTCCCTCATAGAGGAGTATTTCAGCACTGGTGATGTGGAAGTGGCAGCATCTGACCTTAGAGAACTTGGATCAAGTGAATATCATCCCTACTTTATCAAGCGACTTGTTTCCAGGGCCATGGACAGGCATGACCAGGAGAAGGAAATGGCCTCGGTTCTGCTTTCAGCTTTGTATGCTGATGTGATAAACCCAGCCCACATTAGGGATGGTTTTGTCATGCTTCTCGAGTCTGCTGATGATCTTGCTGTTGACATATTGGATGCAGTTGACATTCTTGCGTTGTTCCTTGCTCGTGCCGTGGTGGATGACATCCTTCCTCCAGCCTTCCTTACCAGAGCAAAGAAGACGCTTCCAGAATCCTCCAAGGGATTTCAAGTTATTCAAACTGCTGAGAAGAGCTATCTCTCAGCACCTCACCATGCAGAGCTGGTGGAGAGGAAGTGGGGTGGTAGCACTCACATAACAGTGGAGGACGTCAAGAAAAAGATTGCTGATCTATTGAGGGAATACATTGACAGTGGAGATACATTCGAGGCATGTAGGTTGATAAGGGAATTAGGAGTTTCGTTCTTCCATCATGAGGTTGTAAAGAGGGCTTTGATCCTTGCCATGGAGATTCGAACAGCAGAGCCACTTATAATCAAGCTGTTGAAAGAAGCAGCTGAGGAGGGCCTAATTAGTTCCAGTCAAATGGCTAAAGGTTTTGCCCGGTTAGCAGAGAACCTGGATGATCTTGCCCTTGACATCCCATCTGCAAAAACATTATTCCAGTCGCTTGTCCCTAGGGCTATCTCTGAAGGATGGCTTGATGTTTCTTTTGCAAATTCTGGTGAAGATGGAAAAGCATATGTAGAAGATGAGAAGCTGAGGCGGTACAAGGAGGCTGCGGTAACTATAATCCATGAGTATTTTCTCTCAGATGACATTCCTGAACTCATCAGGGGCCTTGAAGATCTTGGGGCACCTCAATATAACTCTATTTTTCTTAAGAAGCTGATTACCCTTGCCATGGACAGGAAGaacagagagaaagaaatggCATCTGTCCTGCTATCCGCTCTTCACATTGAGATTTTTTCAACTGAAGACATAGTTAATGGCTTTGTCATGCTTTTGGAATCTGCAGAAGATACCGCACTGGATATTCTGGATGCTTCGAATGAGCTTGCTCTATTTTCGGCCAGGGCTGTGATTGATGATGTCTTGGCCCCACTGAATCTAGAAGAGATTGGCAGCAAATTGCCACCAAATTGCAGTGGGAGTGAGACTGTGCATATGGCTCGGTCCCTCATTGCTGCCCGTCATGCTGGCGAGAGGATCCTGAGGTGTTGGGGAGGTGGGACTGGTTGGGCTGTGGAGGATGCGAAGGACAAGATACAGAAGCTACTGGAGGAGTATGAAAGCGGAGGTGTCGTGAGTGAGGCTTGTCAGTGTATCCGTGATATTGGAATGCCTTTCTTCAACCACGAGGTGGTGAAAAAGGCCTTAGTCATGGcaatggagaagaagaatgaCAGGATGCTGGATCTGCTGCAGGAGTGTTTTAATGAAGGACTGATCACTATCAATCAGATGACCAAAGGTTTCACTCGAATCAAGGATGGCCTTGACGACCTGGCTCTTGATATTCCAAATGCAAAGGACAAATACAGTTTTTACGCAGAATATGCCCAGAACAAGGGGTGGCTCCTATCATCCTTTGAGTCATTTGTGGCAGATGCTTCTGCAGCCCAGGCTACAGGTACTTGA